In Streptomyces sp. SN-593, a single genomic region encodes these proteins:
- the alr gene encoding alanine racemase: protein MHTGPLIPPSLRATALIDLAALRSNVAALRAHAPGAAFMAVVKADAYGHGMVECARAARQAGAEWLGAATPQEALALREAGLPGRILCWLWTPGGPWRECVEAGIDVTVSARWALDEVVAAARAADRPARVQLKIDTGLGRNGAQPADWPDLTRAARAAEREGTVRVTGVWSHFSCADEPDHPSIARELTAFRTALAQAADAGLEPEVRHLANSPGTLTLPEAHFDMVRPGVAMYGISPVPRLGGPADFGLRPVMTLAARLASVKRVPGGHGVSYGHLYVTPGETTLALVPLGYADGVPRHASGTGPVLVAGKWRTVAGRVAMDQFVVDLGGDGAAPGDEAVLFGPGDAGEPTAEDWARACGTIAYEIVTRIGARVPRVYSGEAA, encoded by the coding sequence ATGCACACCGGCCCCCTCATCCCCCCGTCGCTCCGCGCCACCGCGCTGATCGACCTCGCCGCACTCCGCTCCAACGTGGCGGCCCTGCGCGCCCACGCCCCGGGCGCGGCGTTCATGGCGGTGGTGAAGGCCGACGCGTACGGCCACGGCATGGTCGAGTGCGCGCGGGCCGCCCGCCAGGCCGGCGCGGAATGGCTCGGCGCCGCCACCCCGCAGGAAGCCCTCGCCCTGCGGGAGGCGGGCCTTCCGGGCCGCATCCTGTGCTGGCTGTGGACCCCCGGAGGGCCCTGGCGGGAGTGCGTCGAGGCCGGCATCGACGTGACCGTCAGCGCCCGTTGGGCACTGGACGAGGTGGTCGCGGCCGCGCGGGCCGCCGACCGCCCCGCCCGGGTCCAACTGAAGATCGACACCGGCCTCGGCCGCAACGGCGCGCAGCCCGCGGACTGGCCGGACCTGACCCGCGCCGCCCGCGCCGCCGAACGGGAGGGCACCGTCCGCGTCACCGGCGTGTGGTCCCACTTCTCCTGTGCCGACGAACCCGACCACCCCTCGATCGCCCGCGAGCTCACCGCGTTCCGCACCGCCCTGGCGCAGGCGGCGGACGCCGGGCTGGAGCCGGAGGTGCGGCACCTGGCGAACTCGCCCGGCACCCTCACCCTCCCCGAGGCCCACTTCGACATGGTGCGGCCCGGCGTCGCGATGTACGGCATCTCGCCGGTGCCCCGGCTCGGCGGCCCCGCGGACTTCGGGCTGCGCCCGGTGATGACGCTTGCCGCCCGCCTCGCCTCGGTCAAACGGGTCCCCGGCGGCCACGGCGTCAGCTACGGCCACCTGTACGTCACCCCGGGTGAGACCACGCTTGCGCTGGTGCCGCTGGGGTATGCAGACGGTGTGCCGCGGCACGCGTCGGGCACGGGCCCGGTGCTGGTCGCCGGCAAGTGGCGCACGGTGGCGGGGCGGGTGGCGATGGACCAGTTCGTGGTGGACCTCGGCGGCGACGGTGCGGCGCCGGGCGACGAGGCCGTGCTCTTCGGCCCGGGCGACGCGGGCGAGCCGACCGCCGAGGACTGGGCCCGTGCGTGCGGCACCATCGCGTACGAGATCGTCACCCGGATCGGCGCCCGGGTGCCGCGGGTGTACTCCGGCGAGGCGGCGTGA
- the rpsI gene encoding 30S ribosomal protein S9, with protein sequence MAETTAETPVEGEESYDEITTFESEAVEGEYTSESLASRFGDPQPAAGTGRRKRSIARVRIIPGSGKWKINGRTLEGYFPNKVHQQEVNEPFKVLELDGRYDVVARISGGGISGQAGALRLGVARALNEADVDNNRGPLKKAGFLTRDDRAVERKKAGLKKARKAPQFSKR encoded by the coding sequence GTGGCTGAGACCACCGCCGAGACCCCCGTCGAGGGCGAAGAGTCCTACGACGAGATCACGACCTTCGAGTCCGAGGCCGTCGAGGGTGAGTACACCTCCGAGTCGCTGGCCTCCCGCTTCGGCGACCCGCAGCCGGCCGCCGGCACCGGCCGCCGCAAGCGCTCCATCGCCCGCGTCCGGATCATCCCCGGCAGCGGCAAGTGGAAGATCAACGGCCGCACCCTCGAGGGCTACTTCCCGAACAAGGTGCACCAGCAGGAAGTCAACGAGCCGTTCAAGGTGCTGGAGCTCGACGGTCGCTACGACGTCGTCGCCCGCATCTCCGGCGGCGGCATCTCCGGCCAGGCCGGTGCGCTGCGCCTGGGTGTCGCCCGTGCGCTCAACGAGGCGGACGTCGACAACAACCGCGGCCCGCTCAAGAAGGCCGGCTTCCTGACCCGTGACGACCGCGCGGTCGAGCGGAAGAAGGCCGGTCTGAAGAAGGCCCGCAAGGCGCCGCAGTTCAGCAAGCGCTAG
- the rplM gene encoding 50S ribosomal protein L13: MRTYSPKPGDVQRQWHVIDAQDVVLGRLATQAATLLRGKHKPIYAPHVDTGDFVIIINADKVHLSGNKKTQKMAYRHSGYPGGLRSVRYDELLAKSPEKAVEKAVKGMLPKNTLGRQMLTKLKVYSGDQHPHAAQQPVPFEITQVAQ; the protein is encoded by the coding sequence GTGCGTACGTACAGCCCCAAGCCCGGCGACGTTCAGCGCCAGTGGCATGTCATCGACGCGCAGGACGTCGTCCTGGGTCGCCTGGCCACCCAAGCCGCGACCCTCCTGCGGGGCAAGCACAAGCCCATCTACGCGCCCCACGTCGACACCGGTGACTTCGTCATCATCATCAACGCCGACAAGGTGCACCTGTCCGGGAACAAGAAGACCCAGAAGATGGCGTACCGCCACTCCGGGTACCCCGGCGGTCTGCGCTCGGTGCGTTACGACGAGCTGCTGGCCAAGAGCCCGGAGAAGGCCGTCGAGAAGGCCGTCAAGGGCATGCTCCCCAAGAACACCCTGGGCCGCCAGATGCTCACCAAGCTGAAGGTCTACTCGGGCGACCAGCACCCGCACGCTGCCCAGCAGCCGGTGCCGTTCGAGATCACCCAGGTCGCGCAGTAG
- the rplQ gene encoding 50S ribosomal protein L17, producing the protein MPQPAKGARLGGSAAHEKLLLANLAKSLFEHGRITTTEAKARRLRPVAERLITKAKKGDIHNRRQVLQQITDKGVVHALFTDIAPRYENRPGGYTRITKIGPRRGDNAPMAVIELVEALTVQQNAVGEAEAATKRSAKDRAGDEALADVKKADAPVEDAAPADAEPADAAPADAADEESKDA; encoded by the coding sequence ATGCCCCAGCCCGCTAAGGGCGCCCGTCTGGGCGGGAGTGCCGCGCACGAGAAGCTGCTGCTCGCGAACCTCGCGAAGTCGCTCTTCGAGCACGGCCGGATCACCACCACCGAGGCCAAGGCGCGCCGGCTGCGCCCGGTCGCGGAGCGGCTGATCACGAAGGCGAAGAAGGGCGACATCCACAACCGTCGCCAGGTGCTGCAGCAGATCACCGACAAGGGTGTCGTGCACGCGCTCTTCACCGACATCGCGCCGCGGTACGAGAACCGCCCGGGTGGCTACACCCGCATCACCAAGATCGGCCCCCGTCGCGGCGACAACGCCCCGATGGCGGTCATCGAGCTGGTGGAAGCCCTCACCGTGCAGCAGAACGCGGTCGGCGAGGCCGAGGCCGCCACCAAGCGCTCCGCCAAGGACCGCGCCGGTGACGAGGCCCTGGCCGACGTCAAGAAGGCCGACGCGCCGGTCGAGGACGCGGCGCCGGCCGACGCCGAGCCCGCCGACGCCGCTCCCGCGGACGCGGCGGACGAGGAGTCCAAGGACGCCTGA
- the truA gene encoding tRNA pseudouridine(38-40) synthase TruA, whose amino-acid sequence MSERPADGFVRVRLDLGYDGADFSGWAKQRSRRTVQGELESAIATVLRLPDPVELTVAGRTDAGVHARGQVAHVDLPAEVWERESGRLRRRLAGRLPWDVRVWGVAQAPPGFDARFSAVWRRYAYRIGDHPGGVDPLLRGHVLWHDRPVDVDLMNDAAKLMLGEHDFAAYCKKREGATTIRTLLDLAWERTADGLAVATVRADAFCHNMVRALVGAMILVGDGHRPVGFPAEVLAGRERHSAVNVVRPHGLTLEEVGYPADELLAARSREARNIRTLPGCR is encoded by the coding sequence GTGAGCGAGAGGCCGGCGGACGGGTTCGTCCGGGTGCGCTTGGATCTTGGGTACGACGGGGCGGACTTCTCCGGGTGGGCGAAGCAGCGCAGCCGGCGCACCGTGCAGGGGGAGCTGGAGTCCGCGATCGCCACGGTGCTGCGGCTGCCGGACCCGGTCGAGCTGACGGTGGCGGGCCGCACCGACGCGGGCGTGCACGCCCGCGGGCAGGTGGCGCACGTGGACCTGCCGGCCGAGGTGTGGGAGCGGGAGAGCGGGAGGCTGCGGCGCCGGCTGGCCGGGCGGCTGCCGTGGGACGTGCGGGTGTGGGGGGTGGCGCAGGCGCCGCCCGGCTTCGACGCCCGGTTCTCCGCGGTGTGGCGCCGGTACGCGTACCGGATCGGCGACCACCCGGGCGGGGTGGACCCGCTGCTGCGCGGCCACGTGCTGTGGCACGACCGCCCGGTGGACGTGGACCTGATGAACGACGCCGCGAAGCTGATGCTGGGGGAGCACGACTTCGCCGCCTACTGCAAGAAGCGGGAGGGCGCGACCACCATCCGCACCCTGCTCGACCTGGCGTGGGAGCGGACCGCGGACGGCCTGGCGGTGGCGACGGTACGGGCCGACGCCTTCTGCCACAACATGGTGCGGGCGCTGGTCGGGGCGATGATCCTGGTCGGCGACGGGCACCGGCCGGTCGGCTTCCCCGCGGAGGTGCTGGCCGGACGCGAGCGGCACTCGGCCGTCAACGTGGTGCGGCCGCACGGCCTGACGCTGGAGGAGGTCGGCTACCCGGCCGACGAGCTGCTGGCCGCGCGCAGCCGGGAGGCCCGCAACATCAGGACGCTGCCCGGCTGCCGGTAA
- a CDS encoding Txe/YoeB family addiction module toxin encodes MKVVFDDAPWDDHVWWQVQDRKVLKRINALVEGIARNGNDGIGKPERLRHGFQGYWSRRITDEHRLVCKVVDDEIRIAACRYPYGC; translated from the coding sequence ATGAAGGTCGTCTTCGACGACGCGCCCTGGGACGACCACGTGTGGTGGCAGGTCCAGGACCGCAAGGTACTCAAGCGCATCAACGCTCTGGTCGAGGGCATCGCCCGCAACGGCAACGACGGCATCGGCAAGCCGGAGCGGCTGAGACACGGCTTCCAGGGCTACTGGTCCCGCCGCATCACCGACGAGCACCGCCTCGTCTGCAAAGTGGTCGACGACGAGATCCGGATCGCGGCCTGCCGTTACCCCTACGGGTGCTGA
- a CDS encoding NAD(P)H-hydrate dehydratase, with protein sequence MRYGHSVETVRRAEAALMARVPEGALMQRAAAGLAGAGTDLLGRVYGARVAVLVGSGANGGDALYAAARLLRRGAAATAVLLNPERAYAEGLAAFRSAGGRVAAADGGARAVARADLVLDGVTGIGGKGGLRPEAADLALAARDGRGAVLAVDLPSGVDADTGEVHGPAVHADATVTFGTYKPALLVDPAAEFAGALRLVDIGLDGDLGAPELEALQHADAAALLPRPSGESDKYRRGVVGVAAGSERYPGAAVLAVSGALRGGAGAVRYAGPGGPAVLARHPETLVSAGSPRAAGRVQAWVVGPGLGDTSQARTAVDDALAADVPILVDADGLRLLTPEAVRRRTAATVLTPHAGEAAALLGWAREDVEGRRLHAVRELAARFGATVLLKGSTTLVADPDPGRPVRVNATGTAWLATAGSGDVLSGLTGSLLAAGLAARDAASLGAYLHGLSARLTPHPLTALDLADSLPAAWHNVSA encoded by the coding sequence ATGAGGTACGGGCACAGCGTGGAGACCGTGCGGCGGGCCGAGGCGGCGCTGATGGCGCGGGTGCCGGAGGGCGCGTTGATGCAGCGCGCGGCGGCCGGACTGGCGGGTGCGGGCACCGACCTGCTGGGGCGGGTCTACGGCGCGCGGGTGGCGGTCCTGGTGGGCAGCGGCGCCAACGGCGGCGACGCGCTGTACGCCGCGGCCCGGCTGCTCCGCAGGGGCGCCGCCGCGACCGCGGTGCTGCTGAACCCGGAACGCGCGTACGCCGAGGGCCTGGCCGCCTTCCGGTCGGCCGGCGGCCGGGTGGCGGCGGCGGACGGGGGCGCGCGGGCCGTCGCCCGCGCCGACCTGGTGCTGGACGGCGTCACCGGCATCGGCGGCAAGGGGGGCCTGCGCCCCGAGGCGGCCGACCTCGCGCTGGCCGCGCGGGACGGGCGGGGGGCGGTGCTCGCCGTGGACCTGCCCAGCGGGGTGGACGCCGACACCGGCGAGGTGCACGGCCCGGCGGTGCACGCGGACGCGACCGTCACCTTCGGCACGTACAAGCCCGCGCTGCTGGTCGACCCGGCGGCGGAGTTCGCCGGGGCGCTGCGGCTGGTGGACATCGGGCTGGACGGCGACCTCGGGGCGCCCGAACTGGAGGCGCTCCAGCACGCCGACGCAGCGGCGCTGCTGCCGCGCCCGAGCGGGGAGAGCGACAAGTACCGGCGGGGCGTGGTCGGGGTGGCCGCCGGCTCCGAGCGGTACCCGGGCGCGGCGGTGCTCGCGGTGTCCGGGGCGCTGCGCGGCGGCGCGGGCGCGGTGCGGTACGCCGGTCCGGGCGGGCCGGCGGTCCTGGCCCGGCACCCCGAGACGCTGGTGTCGGCGGGTTCGCCGCGCGCGGCCGGGCGGGTGCAGGCGTGGGTGGTCGGGCCCGGGCTCGGCGACACCTCGCAGGCGCGCACCGCGGTGGACGACGCGCTGGCCGCGGACGTGCCGATCCTGGTGGACGCGGACGGGCTGCGGCTGCTGACCCCCGAGGCGGTCCGGCGGCGTACGGCGGCGACCGTGCTGACCCCGCACGCGGGGGAGGCGGCCGCGCTGCTCGGCTGGGCGCGCGAGGACGTCGAGGGCCGGCGGCTGCACGCGGTACGGGAGCTGGCCGCGCGCTTCGGGGCGACCGTGCTGCTCAAGGGCTCCACGACGCTGGTGGCCGACCCGGACCCGGGCCGCCCGGTCCGCGTCAACGCCACGGGGACGGCGTGGCTCGCCACGGCCGGCAGCGGCGACGTGCTGTCCGGGCTCACCGGGTCCCTCCTCGCGGCGGGCCTCGCCGCCCGGGACGCCGCTTCGCTGGGGGCGTACCTGCACGGCCTGTCCGCCCGCCTCACCCCCCACCCCCTCACCGCCCTCGACCTCGCCGACTCCCTCCCCGCCGCCTGGCACAACGTCTCCGCGTAG
- a CDS encoding holo-ACP synthase, translated as MIVGVGIDVAEIERFEAALARTPGMAARLFTPAELLLPSGAPRGSASLAARFAAKEALAKALGAPAGLQWLDAEITTSPAGQPHLAVQGTVAARAALLGVRGWHVSLSHDAGIASAVVIAES; from the coding sequence GTGATCGTCGGGGTGGGCATCGACGTGGCCGAGATCGAGCGCTTCGAGGCGGCGCTGGCCCGCACCCCGGGGATGGCCGCCCGCCTGTTCACCCCGGCCGAGCTGCTGCTCCCCTCCGGGGCGCCGCGCGGCTCCGCCTCCCTGGCGGCGCGCTTCGCCGCGAAGGAGGCGCTGGCCAAGGCGCTCGGCGCTCCCGCCGGCCTCCAGTGGCTCGACGCCGAGATCACCACGTCGCCCGCCGGACAACCGCACCTCGCCGTCCAGGGCACGGTCGCCGCCCGCGCCGCGCTCCTGGGCGTCCGCGGCTGGCACGTCTCCCTGTCCCACGACGCGGGCATCGCCTCGGCCGTGGTGATCGCCGAGAGCTGA
- the glmM gene encoding phosphoglucosamine mutase, producing MGRLFGTDGVRGIANADLTAELALGLSVAAAHVLAEAGSFAGHRPVAVVGRDPRASGEFLEAAVVAGLASAGVDVLRVGVLPTPAVAYLTGALGADLGVMLSASHNAMPDNGVKFLARGGHKLDDELEDRIEAVYEEHRTGAPWVRPTGAGVGRVRDYDEGFDRYVAHLVAVLPNRLDGLKIVLDEAHGAASRVSPEAFSRAGAEVVTIGAQPDGLNINDGCGSTHLDLLKAAVVEHGADLGIAHDGDADRCLAVDAAGEEIDGDQILAVLALALREQGGLRENTVVATVMSNLGFKLAMEREGINLVQTAVGDRYVLESMKEHGYALGGEQSGHVIVLDHATTGDGTLTGLLLAARVAATGRSLADLATVMRRLPQVLVNVPDVDKDRMPRAPELAVAVSDAEAELGTTGRVLLRASGTEPLVRVMVEAADIDHARTVAGRLADLVKATLG from the coding sequence GTGGGACGACTCTTCGGCACCGACGGGGTGCGGGGCATCGCCAACGCCGACCTGACGGCGGAGCTGGCGCTCGGCCTGTCGGTCGCGGCGGCGCACGTACTGGCCGAGGCGGGCAGCTTCGCCGGCCACCGGCCGGTGGCCGTGGTCGGGCGCGACCCGCGGGCCTCCGGCGAGTTCCTGGAGGCCGCCGTGGTGGCGGGCCTGGCCAGCGCGGGCGTGGACGTCCTGCGCGTCGGTGTGCTGCCCACTCCCGCGGTGGCGTATCTCACCGGCGCGCTGGGCGCCGACCTCGGCGTGATGCTCTCCGCCAGCCACAACGCCATGCCGGACAACGGCGTCAAGTTCCTGGCCCGCGGCGGCCACAAGCTCGACGACGAGCTGGAGGACCGGATCGAGGCGGTCTACGAGGAGCACCGCACCGGCGCCCCGTGGGTGCGTCCGACCGGCGCCGGCGTCGGCCGGGTCCGGGACTACGACGAGGGGTTCGACCGGTACGTCGCCCACCTGGTCGCGGTGCTGCCCAACCGGCTCGACGGCCTGAAGATCGTGCTCGACGAGGCGCACGGCGCGGCCTCCCGCGTGTCGCCCGAGGCGTTCTCCCGGGCCGGCGCCGAGGTGGTCACCATCGGCGCCCAGCCCGACGGCCTCAACATCAACGACGGCTGCGGCTCCACCCACCTCGACCTGCTCAAGGCCGCCGTGGTCGAGCACGGCGCGGACCTGGGCATCGCCCACGACGGCGACGCCGACCGCTGCCTGGCCGTGGACGCCGCCGGCGAGGAGATCGACGGCGACCAGATCCTGGCCGTGCTGGCGCTGGCGCTGCGCGAGCAGGGCGGGCTGCGCGAGAACACCGTGGTCGCCACGGTGATGTCCAACCTCGGCTTCAAGCTGGCGATGGAGCGCGAGGGCATCAACCTGGTGCAGACCGCGGTCGGCGACCGCTACGTGCTGGAGTCGATGAAGGAGCACGGCTACGCGCTCGGCGGCGAGCAGTCCGGCCACGTCATCGTGCTGGACCACGCCACCACCGGCGACGGCACCCTGACCGGGCTGCTGCTGGCCGCCCGGGTGGCCGCCACCGGCCGTTCGCTCGCCGACCTGGCCACCGTCATGCGGCGGCTGCCGCAGGTGCTCGTCAACGTCCCCGACGTGGACAAGGACCGGATGCCGCGCGCCCCCGAACTGGCCGTGGCCGTCAGCGACGCCGAGGCGGAGCTGGGTACCACCGGCCGGGTGCTGCTGCGCGCCTCGGGCACCGAGCCGCTGGTGCGGGTGATGGTCGAGGCGGCGGACATCGACCACGCGCGCACGGTCGCCGGGCGGCTGGCCGACCTGGTCAAGGCGACCCTGGGCTGA
- the coaA gene encoding type I pantothenate kinase gives MPTTPPHAAATSPYVDLTRAQWSALRDRTPLPLTAEEVERLRGLGDVVDLEEVVDVYLPLSRLLNLYIAAHSGLRGALNTFLGSAAGPAGAQPGTPFVIGVAGSVAVGKSTTARVLRELLARWPEHPKVELVTTDGFLLPNAELERRGLMARKGFPESYDRRALIRFVADVKSGRPEVTAPVYSHLSYDIVPGERLSVRRPDILIVEGLNVLQPALPGKDGRTRISLADHFDFSVYVDARTEDIEQWYLDRFRKLRETAFQDPDSYFRKYTQVPEDEALAYGRMVWRTVNRPNLEENVLPTRGRATLVLRKGERHKVQRLRLRKL, from the coding sequence GTGCCGACCACGCCACCGCACGCCGCCGCCACGAGTCCCTACGTCGACCTGACCCGCGCCCAGTGGAGCGCGCTGCGCGACCGCACCCCGCTGCCGCTCACCGCCGAGGAGGTGGAGCGGCTGCGCGGGCTCGGCGACGTCGTCGACCTGGAGGAGGTGGTCGACGTCTACCTGCCGCTGTCCCGGCTGCTCAACCTGTACATCGCCGCGCACAGCGGCCTGCGCGGGGCGCTCAACACCTTCCTCGGGTCGGCCGCGGGGCCGGCCGGCGCCCAGCCCGGCACGCCGTTCGTGATCGGCGTCGCGGGCAGCGTCGCGGTCGGCAAGTCCACCACCGCCCGGGTCCTGCGCGAACTGCTGGCCCGCTGGCCGGAGCACCCGAAGGTGGAACTGGTCACCACCGACGGGTTCCTGCTGCCCAACGCCGAACTGGAGCGGCGCGGGCTGATGGCCCGCAAGGGCTTCCCCGAGTCGTACGACCGCCGCGCGCTGATCCGGTTCGTCGCGGACGTGAAGTCCGGCCGGCCCGAGGTGACCGCGCCGGTCTACTCGCACCTGAGCTACGACATCGTGCCCGGCGAGCGGCTGAGCGTGCGCCGCCCGGACATCCTGATCGTCGAGGGGCTGAACGTCCTCCAGCCCGCGCTGCCCGGCAAGGACGGCCGCACCCGGATCAGCCTGGCCGACCACTTCGACTTCAGCGTGTACGTCGACGCGCGCACCGAGGACATCGAGCAGTGGTACCTCGACCGGTTCCGCAAGCTGCGCGAGACCGCCTTCCAGGACCCGGACTCCTACTTCCGGAAGTACACCCAGGTGCCGGAGGACGAGGCGCTGGCGTACGGCCGGATGGTGTGGCGGACGGTCAACCGGCCCAACCTGGAGGAGAACGTGCTGCCCACCCGCGGCCGCGCCACCCTGGTGCTGCGCAAGGGCGAGCGGCACAAGGTCCAGCGGCTGAGGCTGCGCAAACTGTGA
- a CDS encoding ABC-F family ATP-binding cassette domain-containing protein, producing MGHVEAAHIEYYLPDGRALLGDVSFRVGEGAAVALVGPNGAGKTTLLRLVSGELKPHGGTVTVSGGLGVMRQFVGSVRDDRTVRDLLVSVAHPRIRAAAKAVDAAELAIMAQDDEPAQMAYATALSEWAEARGYEAETLWDMCTVAALGVPYDRAQWREVKTLSGGEQKRLVLEALLRGPDEVLLLDEPDNYLDVPGKRWLEEQIAQTRKTVLFVSHDRELLARTAERIVSVETGPAGSTAWVHGGGFDTFHAARKERFARFEELRRRWEEEHAKLRAMVLRLRQQAANSPDMASRYHAAQTRLRRFEEAGAPQEPPREQDIRMRLQGGRTGVRAVTCEQLELTGLMRPFDLEVFYGERVAVLGSNGSGKSHFLRLLAGDASVAHTGTYKLGARVVPGHFAQTHAHPELAGRTLVDILWAEHARDRGRAMSVLRRYELERQGDQSFDKLSGGQQARFQILLMELQGTTALLLDEPTDNLDLESAEALQEGLEAYDGTVLAVTHDRWFARAFDRYLVFGSDGLVRETPEPVWDERRVERPR from the coding sequence ATGGGTCATGTCGAAGCCGCGCACATCGAGTACTACCTCCCGGACGGCCGGGCGCTGCTCGGCGACGTCTCGTTCCGGGTCGGCGAGGGCGCCGCGGTGGCCCTGGTGGGGCCGAACGGAGCGGGCAAGACCACGCTGCTGCGGCTGGTCTCCGGCGAGCTGAAGCCGCACGGCGGCACCGTCACGGTCAGCGGCGGCCTGGGCGTGATGCGCCAGTTCGTGGGCAGTGTCCGCGACGACCGCACCGTCCGCGACCTGCTGGTGTCCGTGGCGCACCCCCGTATCCGGGCCGCCGCGAAGGCGGTGGACGCCGCCGAGCTGGCGATCATGGCGCAGGACGACGAACCGGCGCAGATGGCGTACGCCACGGCGCTGAGCGAGTGGGCCGAGGCGCGGGGGTACGAAGCGGAGACGCTGTGGGACATGTGCACCGTGGCGGCGCTCGGGGTGCCGTACGACCGGGCGCAGTGGCGCGAGGTGAAGACGCTCTCCGGCGGCGAGCAGAAGCGGCTGGTGCTGGAGGCGCTGCTGCGCGGCCCGGACGAGGTGCTGCTGCTGGACGAGCCGGACAACTACCTGGACGTGCCGGGCAAGCGCTGGCTGGAGGAGCAGATCGCGCAGACCCGCAAGACGGTGCTGTTCGTCAGCCACGACCGCGAGCTGCTGGCGCGGACCGCGGAGCGGATCGTCAGCGTGGAGACCGGTCCCGCCGGCTCCACCGCGTGGGTGCACGGCGGCGGGTTCGACACCTTCCACGCGGCCCGCAAGGAGCGCTTCGCCCGGTTCGAGGAGCTGCGCCGCCGCTGGGAGGAGGAGCACGCCAAGCTCCGGGCAATGGTGCTGCGGCTGCGGCAGCAGGCTGCCAACAGCCCCGACATGGCCTCGCGCTACCACGCGGCGCAGACCCGGCTGCGGCGGTTCGAGGAGGCGGGCGCGCCCCAGGAGCCGCCGCGCGAGCAGGACATCCGGATGCGGTTGCAGGGCGGCCGGACCGGGGTGCGGGCGGTCACCTGCGAGCAGCTCGAACTGACCGGCCTGATGCGGCCGTTCGACCTGGAGGTGTTCTACGGCGAGCGGGTCGCGGTGCTGGGGTCCAACGGGTCGGGCAAGTCGCACTTCCTGCGGCTGCTGGCGGGGGACGCCTCGGTCGCGCACACCGGGACGTACAAGCTGGGCGCCCGGGTGGTGCCCGGGCACTTCGCGCAGACGCACGCCCACCCCGAGCTGGCCGGCCGCACCCTGGTGGACATCCTGTGGGCCGAGCACGCCCGCGACCGGGGCCGCGCGATGTCGGTGCTGCGCCGGTACGAACTGGAGCGGCAGGGCGACCAGTCCTTCGACAAGCTCTCCGGCGGCCAGCAGGCCCGCTTCCAGATCCTGCTGATGGAGCTCCAGGGCACCACCGCCCTGCTGCTGGACGAGCCGACGGACAACCTCGACCTGGAGAGCGCGGAGGCGCTCCAGGAGGGCCTGGAGGCGTACGACGGGACGGTCCTCGCGGTCACCCACGACCGGTGGTTCGCCCGCGCCTTCGACCGCTACCTCGTCTTCGGCTCCGACGGCCTGGTCCGCGAGACGCCGGAGCCGGTCTGGGACGAGCGCAGGGTCGAGCGGCCGCGCTGA
- a CDS encoding type II toxin-antitoxin system Phd/YefM family antitoxin, giving the protein MKTVTYSESRARYAEVLDSVNDDREEVVITRAGHDPVVIVSLDAYESLRETAYLLRSPADARRLLASIDRLEHGAGTPRELVEDE; this is encoded by the coding sequence ATGAAGACCGTGACGTACTCCGAGTCCCGCGCCCGGTACGCCGAGGTGCTGGACTCCGTGAACGACGACCGGGAAGAGGTCGTCATCACCCGCGCCGGCCATGACCCGGTGGTGATCGTCTCTCTGGACGCGTACGAATCGCTCCGCGAGACCGCCTACCTGCTCCGCAGCCCGGCCGACGCGCGCCGTCTCCTCGCGTCCATCGACCGGCTGGAGCACGGCGCCGGCACTCCCCGTGAACTGGTCGAGGACGAATGA